The DNA window CTCGCCTTTGTTTTGTTGTTTTTTCAGTCACGAACTCTTCCTCATCTTTGATCGTCGTCTACATTAGACGCTGACTCGGTTGACAACCTCCCCACAAACCACAAAAATGGCGGGCTGCAGGGCTGAGCACACCTATCGAGCCAAAGAGAATGTGCTATAGTCTCACCAAAGCATCCCCGGGCGTCAACCCAAATAGCGTGGAGAGTCTGAACATTGCAACAGCAAGCGTTCGAGCAGCCGAAGTCAACGTTGGTCATCTATGGCGTCACAGAAGACGGAAAAAAATTTCGCCCAAGCGACTGGGCAGAGCGTCTATGCGGCCACCTATCCACGTTTCGAAATCGCCGCATCTATTTCTCACGCCTGCTCCGACCGGCTGTTCGTGACGGTATAAAGTGCGTCATCGTGGAGCCTGAGCTCGCCGTGGAGCACCCAAAGATATATCAATTGGTTTGTGATTTCGCCACAACCAACCGGCTGCCGATGCGCCCGCTAGCGTCGAATGAAGTCAATCGCTGATGCCTTTTAACAGTAAAAATGTGTCTTGCGTCTGATAATCGTGCGTTTGTCGTTCATTGATCTCTTATTTGTTGTATCATCAGTGCGTTGCTATTTTTGAAAACTGAGATCAAGTGCCAGGAGGCAATGCAATGCGT is part of the Gammaproteobacteria bacterium genome and encodes:
- a CDS encoding DUF3579 domain-containing protein — its product is MQQQAFEQPKSTLVIYGVTEDGKKFRPSDWAERLCGHLSTFRNRRIYFSRLLRPAVRDGIKCVIVEPELAVEHPKIYQLVCDFATTNRLPMRPLASNEVNR